The Porphyromonas pogonae genome segment TAGATAATTATTCAAATATGAAAAACATTCTGATTATAGGCTCTACCGGACAGATCGGATCGGAGCTAACTATGACGTTGAGAAAGCATTATCCGGAAGGACAAGTAGTAGCAGGTTATATACCGGGAGCCCCGCCTGTGGGAGAGTTGCTTGAGAGTGGACCATCCGAAGTGGTTGATATCACTGATGCTCAACAGATAGCGGATGTTGTGAAAAAGTACAAAATCGATACTATTTACAATCTTGCAGCTTTATTAAGCGCTGTTGCCGAGGCTAAGCCGCAGTTGGCATGGAAAATCGGGCTAGGTGGACTTTTCAATGTTTTGGAAGTTTCGCGTGAGCTTGGTTCTGCTGTGTTTACTCCCAGTTCTATCGGAGCTTTTGGTAATGACACCCCCAAAGATAAAACACCTCAAGATACAATCCAACGTCCCAAAACTATGTATGGTGTAACCAAGGTAGCAGGTGAATTATTAGGAGATTATTACTTTAAACGCTTTGGTGTTGATACTCGTTCGGTGCGATTCCCCGGTCTTATCTCTAATGTAACACCTCCAGGAGGCGGTACCACAGACTATGCCGTGGATATTTATTATGCAGCCGTCAAGGAAGGAAAGTTTGTATGTCCCATCAAAGAGGGTACTTATATGGATATGATGTATATGCCGGACGCTTTGCGTGCTTGTATGGAACTTATGGAGGCTGATCCTTCAAGACTTGTTCATCGCAACTCCTTTAATATTGCGTCAATGAGCTTTGAACCTTCACAGATAGCAGCAGCAGTCAGGAAATTGGTGCCAGGCTTTGAGATGACCTACGATGTTGATCCTTTGAGACAAAGCATTGCGGAATCATGGCCTAATTCATTGGATGATACCTGTGCCCGTCAAGAATGGGACTGGACTCCTTCCTATGATCTTGACTCTATGAGTAAAGACATGATAGAGAAGTTGAAAATCCGTTTCGGAAAGTAAGTATTTTCTGACAATCATACAAAAGCGGGATGTCATTTCGATGACCATCCCGCTTTTTTAATAGTATTCCGAAAGTAACCTATACACCTAGAAAGGTTATGCAATAAGGATCCAAAAATAAAACCTCCGGAAATAAAATAACCTAATGTCGCTCATTACACCAAGTCTTTTATATCCCGAAGGCTTTAATTCACTAAATTATTATGGCAAATAATAATTTAAAAGTTCTCTCTGCGTGAGAACGGTTTCCTAAGTGGAATTTTTGACATGAAGTTTATTTCATTGTCATAGCTTTCCTCGAAGCTGCAGAAAAGTTTTGCAGGTCTTCTGGCTTTCAGCCTAATTATCCGGCACCTTCCCAAGAGTACAGAACTATCAGTGGTTAATCGCGGATCTTCAAACAGCTGATTACAGCAGCGGGACTGCTTAGGATTTACACCTAATTCCCTTTTAAGCATTTACACCATATAGTGCTATGCACAAAACCTATACAAAGATATATAAATAATTTAGTCCTTTACAGCAATGACCTCAATTTCTACTAAACCATTTTTTGGTAATGTTTTTACAGCTACCGCAGAGCGTGCAGGAAAATCGCCTTCAAAATTCTTCTGATATACATCATTCATTGCTGTAAAATTTCCCATATCAGAAAGAAAGCATGTAGTTTTGATCACATGACTCATCTCAAAACCTGCCTCACTGAGCACTGCCCTAAGATTGCGAAATACTTGCTCTGTTTGGGCAGTAATATTATCGGATACAAAGTCACCTGTCTCTGGGTCTATTCCCAGTTGACCTGATGTATACAACGTGTTATTAACCTGAATAGCTTGGCTGTAAGGCCCTATAGCGGCGGGAGCCAATTGGGTTGAGATTACTTTTTTCATAAGATTGTAGTAATATTTAGATTTAATGAATATTTTGTTGTCTGATTACTTCATATACAAGGATCCCTGCTGCTACGGATACATTCAGTGAGCCTATAGATCCTGTTTGGGGTATGGTGACAATTTTGTCAGCCAATCGCAATGTTTCTTGGGAGGGGCCTGTATCTTCAGCACCCATCACAATACCCAAAGGTAAGGATAAGTTCTCTTCCGTAAATATATTTTCTGTTTTTTCTGAAGCTGCTACGACTTGTATGCCATTGTCATGTAACATCCGTATTGCAGCAGGTATAGAGCTTACCCTACATACTGGAATGCGATGTAGTGCTCCGGCAGAAGTTTTAATTGCATCACCTGTGACGGATACGCTGTTTCTTTCTGGTATAATGATAGCATCTACGCCGGCGCATTCTGCAGTACGTGCTATGGCTCCGAAGTTTCTTACATCTGTGAGGCCATCAAGTAACATTAAAAATGGACTTTTACCATTTTCATAGAGCATGGGGATTAGTTGATCAAGTTGAGTATACTCAATATCACACAGGAATGCGATAATGCCCTGATGATTCTTTTTCGTTATCCTATCCAATTTCTCTTGAGGTACATTCAATACGGGTACCATCTGTTCTTTGGCAAGAGCATATATTGAATCCGTATCTTCTGTTTTGAGACCTCGTTTTATAAATATCTTGTCCAATTGCTTGCCGGCTTCAAGAGCTTCAAGCACGGGATGAACACCGTATATAAGTTTGTTATCTTTCATTATTGATTATGAATGTGATTGTTCTAATAATTGCTTTGCTGCAGCCAGTGATATTTCAGAGAGGTTATTGCCACTCTGCATGCGGGCTATCTCTTCTATACGCTCTTGTTTACTCAACTCTTTGATAGTACTAACGGTGGTGTCGTTTGTGGAATCTTTGTAAACGAAGTAATGAGAATTACCGGAGGCAGCTATCTGTGGTAGATGTGTGACGGCTATGACTTGCATAGTATGTCCCATCCGCTGAAGGATAAAACCGATCTTTTCTGCAATATCGCCTGATACACCTGTATCTATTTCGTCAAAGATTATTGAAGGTAAGCTTTTTTTATCAGCAATGAGTGCTTTGAGAGAGAGCATCAAGCGTGATATCTCACCTCCTGAGGCAATATTGGCTACGGGCTCAATCGGTAACTCTTTATTTGCTGAAAATAAATAGGTAACTTGATCATATCCCGTTTCATGTAAATCAGGATACTTTGCAAAAGCTATATCAAATCGGATAAAGGGTATTCCCAGCTCTTTGAGACTCTCAATCAATTTGGTTATTATATGTTGTGCTGCCTTATGCCTATGGGCACTCAGCTCCTCCGCCAAGAGGGTGAGTTCCTTATGTTTTTGGCTTAATTCAGCCTTTAGCTCTTGGATGAGATTGTCCGAATTGGACAGAGTCATTAGTTTCCTTTCTAATTCATCCTTGAAAGCTATTAACTCATTAGATGTAGTAACATTATGTTTGAGTAATAAAGAATTCAGTGCATCAAGCCTTTCTCTGATTATCGATAATCTCTGAGGGTCA includes the following:
- a CDS encoding RidA family protein, whose product is MKKVISTQLAPAAIGPYSQAIQVNNTLYTSGQLGIDPETGDFVSDNITAQTEQVFRNLRAVLSEAGFEMSHVIKTTCFLSDMGNFTAMNDVYQKNFEGDFPARSAVAVKTLPKNGLVEIEVIAVKD
- a CDS encoding NAD-dependent epimerase/dehydratase family protein gives rise to the protein MKNILIIGSTGQIGSELTMTLRKHYPEGQVVAGYIPGAPPVGELLESGPSEVVDITDAQQIADVVKKYKIDTIYNLAALLSAVAEAKPQLAWKIGLGGLFNVLEVSRELGSAVFTPSSIGAFGNDTPKDKTPQDTIQRPKTMYGVTKVAGELLGDYYFKRFGVDTRSVRFPGLISNVTPPGGGTTDYAVDIYYAAVKEGKFVCPIKEGTYMDMMYMPDALRACMELMEADPSRLVHRNSFNIASMSFEPSQIAAAVRKLVPGFEMTYDVDPLRQSIAESWPNSLDDTCARQEWDWTPSYDLDSMSKDMIEKLKIRFGK
- the rlmB gene encoding 23S rRNA (guanosine(2251)-2'-O)-methyltransferase RlmB: MKDNKLIYGVHPVLEALEAGKQLDKIFIKRGLKTEDTDSIYALAKEQMVPVLNVPQEKLDRITKKNHQGIIAFLCDIEYTQLDQLIPMLYENGKSPFLMLLDGLTDVRNFGAIARTAECAGVDAIIIPERNSVSVTGDAIKTSAGALHRIPVCRVSSIPAAIRMLHDNGIQVVAASEKTENIFTEENLSLPLGIVMGAEDTGPSQETLRLADKIVTIPQTGSIGSLNVSVAAGILVYEVIRQQNIH